In the Prosthecomicrobium sp. N25 genome, one interval contains:
- a CDS encoding TRAP transporter large permease, producing the protein MTGSVLDALLFAAICLALMAGFPVAFTLGGVSLLFAALGVALGVFDPTFLHALPQRIFGTMTNEVLIAVPLFVFMGVMLEKSRVAEDLLETMGALFGPVRGGLAISVTFVGALLAASTGVVGATVVTMGLLSLPTMLRRGYSPKLACGSIAAAGTLGQIIPPSIVLVILADLIASAYQKAQLEQGVFAPETVSVSDLFAGALVPGLVLAALYMVFQALVAWLRPETSPAMPAGERSVPLATVMTALVPPVALILCVLGSILAGIATPTEAASVGSVGTILLAGARAAPARRGFMLAAWAGLAVLVVLVGLIDTRLGRSRTSPAEWAGIAAAALAVAAVAAGIGTALVAVWRAGVLVPVMRSAGEITSMVFVILIGATLFTLVFRGLGGEETVQRVLVDLPGGTLGAVAVVMLVMFAMGFFIDFLEIVFIVVPITAPVLLKLPMPDGTPMSPVWLGVLMAVNLQTSFLTPPFGFALFYLRGVAPPSVKTSDIYLGIIPFVAIQVLCLGILWLFPGLATRLPAMIGL; encoded by the coding sequence ATGACCGGGTCCGTCCTCGACGCGCTGCTCTTCGCGGCGATCTGCCTCGCCCTGATGGCCGGATTCCCGGTCGCCTTCACGCTCGGCGGGGTGTCGCTCCTCTTCGCCGCCCTCGGCGTCGCGCTGGGGGTCTTCGACCCGACCTTCCTGCACGCGCTGCCGCAGCGGATCTTCGGGACGATGACGAACGAGGTGCTGATCGCGGTGCCGCTCTTCGTCTTCATGGGCGTGATGCTGGAGAAGTCGCGCGTCGCCGAGGACCTGCTGGAAACGATGGGCGCCCTGTTCGGTCCGGTGCGCGGCGGGCTGGCGATCTCGGTCACCTTCGTGGGCGCGCTCCTGGCGGCCTCGACGGGGGTCGTCGGGGCGACGGTCGTCACCATGGGGCTTCTGTCGCTGCCGACCATGCTGCGGCGCGGCTACTCGCCGAAGCTCGCCTGCGGGTCGATCGCGGCGGCGGGCACCCTCGGGCAGATCATCCCGCCATCGATCGTGCTCGTCATCCTCGCCGACCTGATCGCCTCGGCGTACCAGAAGGCGCAGCTCGAACAGGGCGTCTTCGCCCCCGAGACGGTCTCGGTCAGCGACCTCTTCGCCGGGGCGCTGGTGCCGGGACTGGTGCTCGCGGCGCTCTACATGGTGTTCCAGGCGCTGGTCGCCTGGCTGAGGCCCGAGACCTCGCCGGCCATGCCGGCGGGCGAGCGCAGCGTGCCGCTGGCGACCGTGATGACCGCGCTGGTCCCGCCGGTGGCGCTCATCCTCTGCGTCCTCGGCTCGATCCTGGCCGGCATCGCGACGCCCACGGAGGCCGCCTCGGTCGGATCGGTCGGCACGATCCTGCTGGCCGGGGCGCGGGCGGCGCCGGCGCGGCGCGGCTTCATGCTGGCGGCCTGGGCGGGGCTCGCGGTCCTGGTGGTGCTGGTCGGGCTCATCGACACGCGGCTCGGGCGGAGCCGGACGTCGCCGGCGGAATGGGCCGGGATCGCGGCGGCGGCCCTGGCGGTCGCGGCGGTCGCGGCGGGCATCGGGACGGCGCTCGTCGCCGTGTGGCGCGCGGGCGTGCTCGTCCCCGTCATGCGCTCGGCGGGGGAGATCACCTCGATGGTCTTCGTGATCCTGATCGGCGCCACGCTCTTCACCCTCGTCTTCCGCGGGCTCGGCGGGGAGGAGACCGTGCAGCGGGTCCTCGTCGACCTGCCGGGGGGCACGCTCGGGGCCGTCGCGGTCGTGATGCTGGTCATGTTCGCGATGGGCTTCTTCATCGATTTCCTGGAGATCGTCTTCATCGTGGTGCCGATCACCGCGCCGGTGCTCCTCAAGCTGCCGATGCCGGACGGGACGCCGATGAGCCCGGTCTGGCTCGGCGTGCTGATGGCGGTGAACCTGCAGACGAGCTTCCTGACCCCTCCCTTCGGCTTCGCGCTCTTCTACCTGCGCGGGGTGGCACCGCCGT